A single region of the Chitinophaga niabensis genome encodes:
- a CDS encoding GH92 family glycosyl hydrolase has product MKRTGLILALCAGIQVNAQTVSKVTDPVEWVNPLMGTDSKGSLSNGNTYPAIAVPWGMNFWMPQTNTIGNGWAYQYTADKIRGFKQTHQPSPWINDYGQFAIMPVTENLKFNQDDRASWYSHKAEVAKPYYYSVYLADADVTTEITPTERAAQFRFTFPRTDSAFVVVDAFDRGSYIKVIPAENKIIGYTTRNSGGVPENFKNYFVIYFEKPFTVAKTFNGNQLVKDTLEYKAGHVGAVVGFKTGKGEKVNLKVASSFISFEQAELNLQRELGKDGFDITRQKAKDSWNKELSRIQPEGGSVDQTRTFYSCLYRVLLFPRKFYEFDAQNKIMHYSPYNGKVLPGYMFTDNGFWDTFRAVFPFFNMMYPELNSHIMEGLANAYKESGWLPEWASPGHRDCMIGSNSASLIADAYLKGVRGFDINTLYEAILKNTENEGPLTSVGRKGVKYYNELGYIPYDVDINENAARTLEYAYDDFTIYKLAIALKRPQAEIDRFAKRSQNYRNLLDPETKLMRGKNKDGKFQAPFNPFKWGDAFTEGNSWHYTWSVFHDVQGLATLMGGREMFAKMLDSVFTMPPIYDESYYRSVIHEIREMQIGNMGQYAHGNQPIQHMIYLYNYAGQPWKAQYWVRQVMNKLYHAGPDGYCGDEDNGQTSAWYVFSAMGFYPVCPGTDQYVLGAPLFPKLTLTLENGKKFVIDAAGNSATNIYTQNILLNGKPLTKNWIAHEDIQKGGNMRLTMGATPETIRGTKEDAFPYSYSTSKK; this is encoded by the coding sequence ATGAAAAGAACAGGGTTGATATTAGCCTTATGTGCGGGAATACAGGTGAATGCACAGACGGTTTCCAAAGTAACAGATCCGGTAGAATGGGTAAATCCTCTAATGGGTACAGATTCTAAAGGAAGTTTATCCAATGGGAACACCTATCCCGCCATTGCCGTACCCTGGGGTATGAACTTCTGGATGCCACAAACCAATACCATCGGAAATGGTTGGGCATATCAGTATACCGCAGATAAGATCCGCGGGTTCAAACAAACCCATCAGCCCTCTCCCTGGATCAACGATTATGGCCAGTTTGCCATTATGCCCGTAACGGAGAATTTAAAGTTCAACCAGGACGACCGTGCCAGCTGGTACTCCCATAAAGCTGAGGTCGCAAAACCTTATTATTATAGTGTATACCTGGCGGATGCTGATGTAACCACAGAGATCACACCTACAGAAAGAGCCGCGCAATTCCGCTTTACCTTCCCCCGTACGGATAGTGCTTTTGTAGTAGTAGACGCCTTTGACAGGGGATCCTATATTAAAGTGATCCCTGCAGAGAACAAGATCATCGGTTATACCACCCGTAACAGTGGCGGTGTACCTGAAAATTTCAAGAACTATTTCGTTATCTATTTTGAGAAGCCTTTCACCGTAGCGAAAACCTTTAATGGTAACCAGCTGGTGAAAGATACCCTTGAATATAAAGCCGGTCACGTGGGAGCAGTTGTTGGATTCAAAACCGGCAAAGGCGAAAAGGTGAACCTGAAAGTAGCCTCTTCCTTTATCAGCTTTGAACAGGCTGAATTGAACCTGCAAAGGGAATTGGGTAAGGATGGCTTTGATATTACCCGCCAGAAAGCTAAAGACAGCTGGAACAAAGAGTTAAGCCGCATTCAGCCGGAAGGTGGTTCCGTTGATCAGACCAGGACCTTCTATTCCTGCCTGTACCGTGTATTGCTGTTCCCCCGCAAGTTCTATGAATTTGATGCACAGAATAAGATCATGCACTACAGCCCGTACAACGGAAAAGTGCTGCCCGGGTATATGTTTACGGATAATGGTTTCTGGGATACTTTCCGTGCCGTTTTCCCCTTCTTCAACATGATGTATCCCGAGCTGAACAGTCATATCATGGAAGGATTGGCCAACGCTTACAAAGAAAGCGGCTGGTTACCTGAGTGGGCAAGCCCCGGCCACAGGGATTGTATGATCGGTTCCAACTCCGCCTCCCTGATTGCAGATGCTTATTTAAAGGGTGTGCGTGGTTTTGATATCAATACTTTATATGAAGCCATCCTGAAAAATACAGAGAATGAAGGTCCGCTTACTTCCGTAGGCCGTAAAGGTGTGAAGTATTATAACGAGCTGGGTTACATTCCCTACGATGTGGATATCAATGAAAACGCTGCCCGTACATTGGAGTATGCATATGACGATTTCACCATCTACAAATTGGCTATTGCACTGAAACGCCCGCAGGCAGAGATTGACAGGTTTGCTAAACGCAGCCAGAACTACCGTAACCTGCTTGATCCTGAAACGAAACTGATGAGAGGAAAGAACAAGGACGGAAAATTCCAGGCTCCTTTTAATCCTTTCAAATGGGGAGATGCATTTACCGAAGGTAACAGCTGGCATTATACATGGTCCGTATTTCACGATGTACAGGGCCTTGCCACTTTGATGGGCGGACGGGAGATGTTTGCCAAAATGCTGGATTCTGTTTTCACCATGCCTCCTATCTATGATGAAAGCTATTACCGTAGTGTGATCCATGAGATCCGCGAAATGCAGATCGGTAACATGGGGCAATATGCCCATGGTAACCAACCCATTCAGCACATGATCTATTTATACAACTATGCCGGCCAGCCCTGGAAAGCACAGTACTGGGTACGCCAGGTAATGAATAAATTATATCATGCCGGGCCTGACGGATATTGCGGTGACGAAGATAACGGGCAGACATCCGCATGGTATGTGTTCTCTGCCATGGGTTTTTACCCGGTTTGCCCCGGAACAGACCAGTATGTTTTAGGCGCGCCACTGTTCCCGAAACTGACACTCACCCTGGAGAATGGAAAGAAGTTTGTGATCGATGCAGCGGGTAACAGCGCTACTAATATCTATACGCAGAACATTTTGCTGAACGGTAAGCCACTTACGAAGAACTGGATCGCACATGAAGATATTCAGAAAGGTGGCAACATGCGTCTGACGATGGGGGCAACACCAGAAACAATAAGGGGTACAAAAGAAGATGCATTCCCTTATTCTTACTCTACTTCTAAGAAATAA
- a CDS encoding SusC/RagA family TonB-linked outer membrane protein: MSWLSTLFLLIASLSFAQTRTIKGRVIDAKDNTPLPGVTVKIRNSNSGTATGVNGTYSIVVPAQTAALEFSFIGYETKEVRIGPGDEINVGLALSSKTLNDVVVVGYGTLKRREITSAVTSIKAEDFNQGGTRSAMDLVQGKVAGLSITRTRGNNPNEGASLQLRGVTSLSGTNGPLIVIDGIPGGNLDLLTQDDIASIDVLRDGSAAAIYGTRGNGGVILVTTKKGKSGEPQFNYSTYLQREVVDKKPVTLTAEEYKAVTTPTNHLGADVNLYDMLINKDNLSHYHNFSATGGTDRSNYRAAIYYSDAQGIAIRNNRQQYGGRLNLNQTGLQGKLTMQINLATNFNKADLLGGSTGDFEQAVQRNPTAPIIGPDGKYIETTAFNNYNPIARLQQELSERDQQTLSGDAKVTLEVIDGLHVSAFGAIMRNNWNDRQYRNRASRSSQNDYQGGGYAYKRNDNQVNRIFESTIDYSKNIAGDHDVQVVGGYSYQYATQEWFSANNSGFLTDAFADWNLGNGVYLTQGKAGMGSSKEDNTLIAFFGRVNYAFRKKYMAQLSLRHEGSSKFGNNNKWGNFPSVSVGWMLSEEEFMKAIPAVNELKLRAGYGVTGNDGWANYLSQVMLSTGGSYLQNGVWYQTYGPSKNPNPDLRWEKKKEYNIGIDFSLLNRRLGGSIDYYTRETKDLAINAVAQLPPYVTESLFTNVGTITNKGFEIYINAIPIQTKEVTWRTDITFNNQNNKLKSLSNDKFSINLLEFGGLPSPGALGNAIRIVEGGTIGNFYGKRFAGFTDQGKWLFYKKDGSKAEAAAMTEEDKTVLGNSIPKYMASWSNTVRYKNFDLTIFFRGKFAYKILNLQDLYFANKQWLPNNMLKRGLTVHGQLNDAPQYSDYYLEKGDFVKLDNITLGYNFKLPTKYIRSLRLYATGRNIATITNYSGLDPELQDNGLTTGIDERGFYPRTKSFAVGLQVGF, encoded by the coding sequence GTGAGTTGGCTAAGCACCTTATTCCTGCTTATAGCCTCGCTTTCTTTTGCACAGACCCGTACCATCAAGGGCAGGGTAATAGATGCAAAAGACAATACGCCCCTCCCCGGTGTTACTGTTAAGATCAGGAACAGTAACAGCGGTACAGCCACCGGCGTGAACGGTACCTACAGTATTGTTGTTCCCGCCCAGACAGCAGCCCTTGAATTTTCTTTTATCGGTTATGAAACAAAAGAAGTAAGGATAGGCCCCGGTGATGAAATAAATGTAGGGCTGGCACTCTCTTCCAAAACATTGAATGATGTAGTGGTGGTGGGATATGGTACGTTGAAAAGAAGAGAGATCACTTCTGCAGTAACTTCCATTAAAGCGGAAGACTTTAACCAGGGTGGTACCCGCAGCGCCATGGACCTTGTACAAGGTAAAGTGGCTGGTTTGAGCATTACCCGCACAAGAGGCAACAACCCTAATGAAGGGGCCTCTTTGCAGTTGCGGGGTGTAACGAGCCTCAGTGGTACCAATGGCCCATTGATTGTAATTGATGGTATCCCCGGTGGTAATCTTGACCTGTTAACGCAGGACGACATTGCCTCTATTGACGTATTGCGTGATGGTTCCGCTGCGGCTATTTATGGTACCCGTGGTAATGGCGGGGTTATACTGGTAACTACTAAAAAAGGTAAATCCGGTGAACCGCAGTTCAACTATTCTACATACCTGCAAAGGGAAGTGGTGGATAAAAAGCCGGTAACCCTTACAGCAGAAGAATACAAAGCAGTTACCACACCCACCAATCACCTTGGTGCTGATGTTAACCTGTATGATATGCTGATCAATAAAGATAACCTCAGTCATTATCATAACTTTTCCGCCACTGGTGGTACGGATAGATCTAACTATCGTGCAGCCATTTACTACAGCGATGCGCAGGGTATTGCCATCCGTAATAACCGTCAACAATACGGTGGTCGTTTGAACCTTAATCAAACTGGTTTACAGGGTAAGCTCACCATGCAGATCAACCTGGCAACCAACTTCAATAAAGCTGATCTGCTGGGCGGCAGTACGGGAGACTTTGAACAGGCCGTGCAAAGGAATCCCACGGCTCCGATCATCGGGCCTGATGGCAAATACATTGAAACAACTGCTTTCAACAACTATAATCCTATTGCACGTTTACAACAGGAATTATCTGAGCGCGATCAGCAAACATTGTCCGGTGATGCAAAGGTGACCCTGGAAGTGATCGATGGCTTACATGTGTCTGCCTTTGGTGCTATCATGCGTAATAACTGGAACGACCGTCAGTATCGCAACAGGGCTTCCCGTTCTTCCCAGAACGATTACCAGGGAGGTGGTTATGCCTACAAAAGGAATGATAACCAGGTAAACCGCATTTTTGAATCTACTATTGATTACTCTAAAAATATCGCCGGGGATCATGATGTACAGGTAGTAGGTGGTTACAGCTATCAGTATGCCACACAGGAATGGTTCTCTGCCAATAACTCCGGTTTCCTCACAGATGCTTTTGCCGACTGGAACCTTGGAAACGGTGTTTATCTCACTCAGGGTAAAGCCGGTATGGGAAGCAGTAAAGAAGACAATACACTGATCGCATTCTTCGGAAGGGTGAACTATGCATTCCGCAAAAAATACATGGCGCAATTGAGCTTACGCCATGAAGGTTCTTCCAAGTTCGGTAACAACAATAAGTGGGGTAATTTCCCTTCCGTTTCTGTGGGATGGATGTTGAGTGAAGAAGAATTTATGAAAGCTATTCCTGCGGTGAATGAATTGAAACTGCGTGCAGGGTATGGTGTTACCGGTAACGATGGCTGGGCTAACTACTTATCCCAGGTAATGTTAAGCACCGGTGGTAGTTATCTGCAAAATGGTGTTTGGTACCAAACCTATGGCCCTTCCAAGAACCCCAATCCGGACCTGCGCTGGGAGAAAAAGAAGGAGTATAACATTGGTATAGACTTCTCTTTATTAAACCGCCGCCTGGGTGGTTCTATCGACTACTATACCAGGGAAACAAAAGACCTGGCCATCAATGCAGTGGCACAACTGCCGCCTTATGTAACAGAGAGTTTGTTTACCAACGTGGGAACTATCACCAATAAAGGTTTTGAGATCTACATCAATGCCATTCCCATTCAAACCAAAGAAGTGACCTGGCGCACAGACATTACTTTCAACAATCAGAACAACAAACTGAAGTCTCTTTCCAACGATAAGTTCAGCATTAACCTGCTGGAGTTTGGCGGGTTACCTTCTCCCGGTGCCTTGGGTAATGCCATCCGTATCGTAGAAGGTGGAACGATCGGTAATTTCTATGGAAAACGTTTCGCCGGTTTTACGGACCAGGGCAAATGGCTGTTCTACAAGAAAGATGGTTCCAAAGCAGAAGCAGCTGCAATGACGGAGGAAGACAAAACAGTACTGGGTAACAGTATTCCCAAATACATGGCTTCCTGGAGCAATACAGTGCGTTACAAGAACTTTGACCTCACCATATTCTTCCGTGGCAAATTCGCTTACAAGATCCTGAACCTCCAAGACCTGTACTTCGCCAACAAACAATGGTTGCCGAACAATATGCTGAAAAGAGGGCTTACTGTACACGGTCAGCTGAACGATGCTCCGCAGTATTCAGATTACTACCTGGAGAAAGGCGATTTCGTGAAACTGGATAATATTACGCTGGGGTATAATTTCAAATTACCCACCAAGTATATCCGCAGTCTGCGTTTGTATGCTACCGGCAGGAACATTGCCACTATCACCAATTATTCCGGCCTGGACCCTGAATTACAGGATAACGGTTTAACTACCGGTATTGATGAAAGGGGGTTCTATCCAAGAACAAAATCATTTGCGGTAGGCCTTCAGGTTGGATTTTAA
- a CDS encoding RagB/SusD family nutrient uptake outer membrane protein, giving the protein MQKKHILLGLAAMLTGMNACTNLDENVYSQVNAEKFYNNRQEVMAAVLRPFTHANAWAAPTGQVGYWRVNELAGDQLAWPQKGRHGYDGGDWIRLHQHTWTVDDPNAWNPWRLIFWGMGFCNNTISDLEKVDFTKIGMTEADKASIIAETKVLRAWHYLKLIDLYGNIPIITTVGEPLNPPNKPRAEVWAFIEKELKDNVELLQPLAPAMVGRISKAGGYAMLAELYLNAQEWAGTPKWDECITYCDKIINGEGGSLFGTVPKLETDIMKPFSNVNHTSPENLFQIAYDYTVGNARFGWSGDLWHYNQRFAYNATFGGNNGIVVIPTAFDAFEDKDLRKSNWMLIGLQYKHPAMRSATDPGDTVLRGTEEYNNKPLIFVKEIRRNSEGETGPGGMTRGEENSGARFAKYLPGTQLDANYWNNDFVLYRLAEIYYNKAEALTRKNNNVPTQAAVDLVNEVRKRAFKVEDWPAAAYTVATLTMDEFLAERGREFIFEGKRRSDMIRFGKFTTNSWWDHTATNNDKWKIFPIPRRQITANPSLKQNPGYVD; this is encoded by the coding sequence ATGCAAAAGAAACATATATTATTGGGCCTGGCGGCTATGCTCACAGGTATGAATGCATGTACCAACCTGGATGAGAATGTATACAGCCAGGTGAATGCTGAAAAATTTTACAACAACCGGCAGGAAGTAATGGCCGCAGTATTACGTCCTTTTACACATGCTAATGCATGGGCGGCTCCCACGGGGCAGGTAGGTTACTGGCGTGTAAATGAACTGGCCGGAGATCAGCTGGCCTGGCCTCAGAAAGGCAGGCATGGTTACGATGGAGGGGATTGGATCCGTTTGCACCAGCATACCTGGACGGTAGATGATCCGAATGCCTGGAACCCCTGGAGGCTGATATTCTGGGGGATGGGCTTTTGTAACAATACTATTTCCGATCTTGAAAAGGTGGATTTCACAAAGATTGGAATGACGGAAGCCGATAAAGCCTCTATCATAGCGGAAACCAAAGTGCTTCGTGCCTGGCATTATTTAAAACTCATAGATCTTTACGGAAATATTCCTATTATTACAACCGTTGGAGAACCTTTGAATCCTCCCAATAAGCCCCGGGCAGAAGTCTGGGCCTTTATTGAAAAAGAGTTGAAGGACAATGTGGAACTGCTACAGCCGCTCGCACCGGCCATGGTAGGGAGGATCTCAAAAGCCGGTGGATATGCGATGTTGGCGGAACTATACCTAAATGCACAGGAATGGGCGGGAACACCGAAATGGGATGAATGCATTACTTATTGCGACAAGATCATCAACGGCGAAGGCGGTTCCCTTTTTGGGACTGTTCCCAAGCTGGAAACAGATATCATGAAGCCTTTCAGTAATGTAAACCATACTTCTCCCGAGAACCTTTTCCAAATTGCTTATGATTATACAGTAGGGAATGCCAGGTTTGGATGGAGTGGTGACCTATGGCACTATAACCAGCGTTTTGCCTATAATGCCACTTTCGGGGGCAATAACGGCATCGTGGTTATTCCTACGGCATTTGATGCCTTTGAAGACAAGGACCTGCGTAAAAGCAACTGGATGCTGATAGGTTTGCAATATAAACATCCGGCAATGAGGAGTGCAACGGACCCCGGGGATACGGTTTTAAGGGGAACGGAAGAATATAACAATAAGCCGCTTATTTTTGTGAAAGAGATCCGCCGTAATTCAGAAGGAGAAACAGGGCCAGGTGGCATGACAAGGGGAGAAGAGAACAGTGGGGCACGTTTTGCGAAGTATCTGCCTGGTACTCAATTGGATGCGAATTACTGGAATAACGATTTTGTGCTGTATCGCCTGGCGGAGATCTATTACAATAAAGCAGAGGCTTTAACACGTAAAAACAATAATGTGCCCACCCAGGCTGCGGTTGACCTGGTGAACGAAGTACGGAAACGTGCTTTCAAAGTAGAAGACTGGCCGGCAGCGGCTTATACGGTGGCAACATTAACTATGGATGAATTTTTGGCAGAAAGAGGCCGCGAGTTTATCTTTGAAGGGAAACGCAGAAGTGATATGATCCGTTTTGGTAAATTTACAACCAATTCCTGGTGGGATCACACTGCTACGAACAATGACAAATGGAAGATATTCCCTATTCCCCGCAGGCAGATTACAGCTAATCCCAGCCTGAAACAGAACCCGGGTTATGTCGACTAA
- a CDS encoding GNAT family N-acetyltransferase: MDSSARSDEVVVRDETIIPGNITSEDIIIRPATAADIPYAAEIAAEMESSAKARGTGIARRTPGSIAEKIRQGKAVIALTVSGRWAGFSYLDTWEQDKFISNSGLIVSPAFRARGIAAIIKQKIFQLSRALYPMARIFSITTGRAVMKLNTRLGFEPVTYADITHDPAFWEGCKSCVNYPILCAKGKQNCLCTALLFEPS; this comes from the coding sequence ATGGACTCATCTGCAAGATCGGACGAGGTCGTCGTCCGGGACGAAACTATCATACCTGGTAACATTACCTCCGAAGATATTATCATACGACCCGCTACTGCTGCAGATATACCATACGCTGCAGAAATAGCCGCAGAAATGGAATCCTCTGCTAAAGCACGCGGCACCGGTATCGCCAGACGTACGCCTGGTAGTATCGCCGAAAAGATCCGTCAGGGGAAAGCTGTGATCGCATTAACGGTCTCCGGTAGATGGGCCGGCTTTTCTTACCTCGATACCTGGGAACAGGATAAATTTATTTCCAACAGCGGATTGATCGTTTCTCCTGCTTTCAGGGCCAGGGGTATCGCCGCCATTATTAAACAAAAGATCTTTCAGTTATCCCGCGCCTTATATCCAATGGCCAGGATCTTCAGTATCACTACCGGCCGCGCGGTAATGAAACTCAATACAAGACTGGGTTTTGAGCCAGTTACTTATGCAGACATCACGCACGACCCGGCATTCTGGGAAGGGTGCAAAAGCTGCGTTAACTATCCCATCCTCTGCGCTAAAGGCAAACAAAACTGTTTGTGTACAGCTTTGTTGTTTGAACCATCGTAA
- a CDS encoding GH92 family glycosyl hydrolase, with amino-acid sequence MRRFSLALLFSWPALLFAQNPVKYVKPIIGTEKMGHTYPGATVPFGMVQLSPETDTLPYEMNGKYNPDVYKYCAGYQYTDKTIVGFSHTHFSGTGHSDLGDFLIMPTVGPLQLNPGTADKPESGYRSRFSHENETVEAAYYKVKLDEGNILAELTASNRVGFHQYTFPQSDQAHIILDLMAGIYNYGNKNVWTFVRVENDSLITGYRQTSGWARTRTVYFAMTFSKPFKKYGHQNNVNDVYKGFYRKFDQTTNFPEMAGRQIRAWFDFNTQPGEKIKIKFALSPVSTEGALLNLRTEIPGWDFDAVKQQGQELWNKELSKVSIKTAAEDDMINFYTALYHTYLSPTTYMDVDGGYRGLDQLNHKAEGFTNYTTFSLWDTYRALHPLFNILQPQRNADMVRSMLEHYNQSVHKMLPVWSHYANENWCMIGYHSVSVIADAIMKGNIKGYDANKALEACANTARYKKYDGLEYYMQLGYVPEDKNSSSVSKTLEYAYDDWCIAQVAKKLGRTDLYDEFIKRSLNYRNVFDASTGFMRPKMSDGKFRKEFDVLSTHGQGYIEGNAWNYSLYVPQYPAEMIEMMGGKKQFTGHLDSLFTMHLPDEFFAETEDITREGIIGNYVHGNEPAHHAAYLYNWTDAPWKTQERVRMILPKMYKPSSDGLGGNDDCGQMSAWYIFSSLGFYPVCPGSVEYALGSPSVQSAILQLENGKTFQVEAVNQSAANVYVRKVELNGQPFNKRFITHDDIMNGGKIVFYMDRKPKK; translated from the coding sequence ATGAGAAGATTTTCCCTCGCCCTCCTGTTTTCGTGGCCTGCCCTGCTTTTTGCACAAAACCCGGTGAAATACGTAAAACCCATCATCGGAACGGAAAAGATGGGCCATACCTATCCCGGCGCTACTGTGCCTTTCGGGATGGTACAGCTAAGTCCGGAAACGGACACGCTTCCATATGAAATGAATGGAAAGTATAATCCTGATGTATACAAGTACTGCGCAGGATACCAGTACACTGATAAAACAATCGTGGGTTTCAGCCATACCCATTTTAGCGGAACTGGTCACTCCGATCTGGGAGACTTCCTGATCATGCCAACTGTTGGTCCTCTTCAATTAAACCCCGGTACGGCTGATAAACCTGAAAGTGGTTATCGCTCCCGCTTCTCTCATGAAAATGAAACGGTGGAAGCAGCTTATTATAAGGTGAAACTGGATGAAGGTAATATCCTGGCGGAACTGACGGCCAGCAACCGCGTAGGTTTTCACCAGTATACTTTCCCGCAATCGGATCAGGCACATATTATCCTGGACCTGATGGCCGGTATCTATAACTATGGTAATAAGAATGTATGGACCTTTGTTAGGGTGGAAAACGATTCCCTCATTACCGGGTATCGCCAGACCAGCGGATGGGCCAGGACCCGTACCGTTTATTTTGCCATGACCTTTTCCAAACCATTTAAAAAGTATGGGCATCAGAATAATGTGAATGATGTGTACAAAGGTTTCTACCGCAAATTCGACCAAACCACCAATTTCCCCGAAATGGCCGGCCGCCAGATCAGGGCATGGTTTGATTTTAATACCCAGCCCGGCGAAAAGATCAAGATCAAATTTGCTTTATCTCCCGTAAGCACGGAAGGCGCTCTGCTCAACCTGCGTACGGAAATTCCGGGATGGGATTTTGATGCCGTAAAACAGCAAGGCCAGGAATTATGGAATAAGGAATTGTCCAAAGTATCCATAAAAACAGCTGCTGAAGATGATATGATCAATTTCTACACGGCCCTGTACCATACTTACCTGAGCCCTACCACCTATATGGACGTGGATGGCGGATACCGCGGCCTGGACCAGTTAAATCATAAAGCAGAAGGTTTTACGAATTATACCACTTTCAGCCTCTGGGACACCTACCGCGCATTACACCCATTGTTCAATATCCTGCAACCACAACGGAATGCTGATATGGTACGCTCCATGCTGGAACATTATAACCAGAGCGTACATAAAATGCTGCCCGTATGGAGCCATTATGCCAATGAAAACTGGTGCATGATCGGCTATCACAGTGTTTCCGTGATCGCAGATGCTATCATGAAAGGTAATATCAAAGGATATGATGCCAATAAAGCCCTGGAAGCATGTGCCAACACAGCTCGTTACAAGAAATATGATGGGCTGGAATATTATATGCAACTGGGTTATGTGCCGGAAGACAAGAACAGCTCCTCTGTTTCCAAAACACTGGAATATGCGTATGACGACTGGTGTATTGCACAGGTAGCCAAAAAACTGGGCAGAACGGACCTCTATGATGAATTCATTAAACGCTCCCTCAACTACCGTAATGTATTTGATGCCAGCACAGGCTTCATGCGCCCTAAGATGAGCGACGGTAAATTCAGGAAAGAGTTTGATGTGCTCAGTACGCACGGGCAGGGTTATATTGAAGGGAATGCCTGGAACTACAGCCTCTATGTTCCCCAATATCCTGCAGAAATGATTGAGATGATGGGTGGTAAAAAACAATTCACCGGCCACCTGGATTCCCTTTTCACTATGCACCTGCCGGATGAATTCTTTGCAGAAACAGAAGACATCACCCGCGAAGGCATTATCGGAAATTATGTACATGGTAATGAGCCTGCACACCATGCGGCTTATTTGTACAACTGGACGGACGCTCCATGGAAAACACAGGAACGCGTGCGGATGATCCTGCCAAAGATGTATAAACCTTCCTCTGACGGATTAGGTGGTAATGATGATTGCGGACAAATGAGTGCCTGGTACATCTTCAGCTCTTTGGGCTTTTACCCGGTTTGCCCCGGCTCTGTGGAATATGCATTAGGCAGCCCTTCCGTACAATCCGCTATCCTTCAACTGGAAAATGGAAAGACCTTCCAGGTAGAAGCAGTGAACCAAAGCGCCGCAAATGTATATGTACGTAAAGTAGAACTGAACGGCCAGCCATTTAACAAACGCTTCATTACACATGATGATATCATGAATGGCGGAAAGATCGTTTTCTATATGGACCGTAAGCCAAAGAAATAA